The sequence below is a genomic window from Brevibacillus agri.
TTGCGCGAACTGCGGGAAGCTCGCGAGCAAGCTGAGGTTGTCGAGATCGCCGGAGTAGACGCCGGACAAAAGCGGCTGAATCAGGTTGTCAATGACCTCGTCACCGAGCCTGCGCCGAAAAAACTCCCCTACGGAAATGTCTTCGTTGCCTTTGGAAGCGGGCAAAATCAGATCAAGCGCTGCGCGAATTTTGCCCGGCCAGGAGATCAGGTCGGTCGTCACAAAAGGCATCAGCCTGGTCGGCACGCCCATCACGGCCCCTTCCGGAATCGCCATCAGCCGATCCTTGTGCCAGATGTACGCCTGCCCCGTACTGTTGCGAACCAGCTCATCGGCAAGCCCGAGGTCAGCCGCCAGCTCGCCTGCGCTTGTTTTCCGCTCCAAAAAGGAATCCGGGCCCAGCTCGATGACGAACCCTTCGTGCCGCCACGTCTTGATTTTGCCGCCAAGACGGTCCTGTTCCTCGATCAGTTGAAAGCGGATCGGCAGGCGCTTCGCCTCGATCTCCCTTTGCAAGTAAAAAGCAGCGGTCAATCCAGTGATGCCGCCGCCCACAATCGTGACATGACAAGCTTTCTCGTTCATGTGCTTCATCCCCTAGTTCGCCAGCTTTTTCCCGACGGCATCAGCCAGACAGGAGATAAACGCAGGTCTGGCGTTAGGCATCGGCGGACGATGGTAATGAACACCCAGCTCTTCCGTTACTGCCTTGCACTCCATATCGTTGTCGTACAAAACTTCCAGATGCTCCGCTACGAAGCCGACCGGGCAGTAGACAAAGGAGCGATAGCCATGCGCCTCGTACAGCTCTCGCGTCAAATCCTGGACGTCCGGGCCGAGCCACGGCTCCGGCGTATTGCCGGCGCTCTGCCAGCCGATGGCGTACCGGGCAATCCCTGCCTGCTCGGCGATCAGCTTGGCGGTATCCTCCAGTTGCTGCGGATACGGGTCCCCGGATTTCAAGATTTTTTCCGGCAGGCTGTGCGCGGAGAAGATGACTACGGCCTGTTCGCGTTCTTCGGCTGGCATCGAGGCAAACGTGTCCTCGATCGCTTTTGCCCAGTACTCAATGAAGCCCGGCTCCCTGTACCAACTGTCGATGCTCTTGATTGTCGGTCCGCCGATCGCTTG
It includes:
- the hemH gene encoding ferrochelatase, giving the protein MSKPKTGLLLMAYGTPRSPEEIEPYYTHIRRGRKPPQELLDDLRARYEAVDGLNRFADITDEQVRALEREMNERYPDREFVGYLGLKHIAPFVEDAVEQMKRDGITEAISLVLAPHYSSYSVKEYNGRACEHSQAIGGPTIKSIDSWYREPGFIEYWAKAIEDTFASMPAEEREQAVVIFSAHSLPEKILKSGDPYPQQLEDTAKLIAEQAGIARYAIGWQSAGNTPEPWLGPDVQDLTRELYEAHGYRSFVYCPVGFVAEHLEVLYDNDMECKAVTEELGVHYHRPPMPNARPAFISCLADAVGKKLAN